In Nicotiana tabacum cultivar K326 chromosome 19, ASM71507v2, whole genome shotgun sequence, one DNA window encodes the following:
- the LOC107817827 gene encoding serine/threonine-protein kinase SAPK7 produces the protein MDKYELVKDIGSGNFGVARLMRHKETKELVAMKYIERGHKIDENVAREIINHKSLRHPNIIRFKEVLVTPTHLAIVMEYAAGGELFERICNAGRFSEDEARYFFQQLISGVHYCHNMQICHRDLKLENTLLDGSPAPRLKICDFGYSKSSLLHSRPKSTVGTPAYIAPEVLSRREYDGKLADVWSCGVTLYVMLVGAYPFEDQEDPKNFRKTIQRIMAVQYKIPDYVHISQDCRHLLSRIFVANPARRITIKEIKSHPWFLKNLPRELTEAAQAAYYRKENPTFSLQSVEEIMKIVEEAKTPAPASRSVSGFGWGGEEEEEKEGDVEEEEEGEEEEDEYEKQVKQAHESGEVRLT, from the exons ATGGATAAATACGAGCTTGTGAAAGATATAGGGTCAGGGAATTTTGGTGTGGCAAGGCTTATGAGGCACAAGGAAACCAAAGAGCTTGTGGCAATGAAATACATTGAGAGAGGACATAAG ATTGATGAGAATGTAGCAAGGGAGATCATTAATCATAAATCACTTCGACATCCAAACATAATTCGATTCAAGGAG GTGTTAGTGACTCCCACTCATCTTGCCATTGTTATGGAATATGCAGCTGGTGGAGAACTGTTTGAGCGCATTTGCAATGCAGGAAGGTTTAGTGAAGATGAG GCTAGATACTTTTTCCAGCAGCTTATTTCAGGAGTCCACTACTGTCACAACATG CAAATATGCCATAGAGATTTGAAGCTGGAGAATACCCTTCTTGATGGAAGTCCAGCTCCACGCTTGAAGATATGTGATTTTGGATACTCAAAG TCGTCGCTGTTGCATTCAAGACCAAAATCAACTGTTGGGACTCCAGCTTATATTGCTCCAGAGGTCCTATCTAGAAGAGAATATGATGGCAAG CTGGCTGATGTTTGGTCATGCGGGGTGACACTTTATGTGATGCTGGTTGGGGCATACCCTTTTGAAGATCAGGAGGATCCGAAGAATTTTAGGAAAACTATTCAA CGAATAATGGCGGTACAGTACAAGATTCCCGACTATGTTCACATATCGCAAGATTGTAGGCACCTTCTCTCTCGGATATTTGTTGCCAATCCAGCAAGG AGGATCACAATCAAAGAAATCAAATCCCATCCATGGTTTTTGAAGAATTTGCCTAGGGAATTAACAGAAGCAGCACAGGCAGCTTATTATCGAAAAGAAAACCCAACATTTTCGCTTCAGAGTGTTGAGGAGATCATGAAAATTGTGGAAGAGGCAAAGACTCCCGCTCCAGCTTCCCGTTCAGTCTCAGGTTTTGGTTggggaggagaagaagaagaagagaaggaaggagatgtagaagaagaggaagagggggaagaagaagaagacgaataTGAAAAGCAAGTGAAGCAGGCACATGAAAGCGGAGAAGTTCGTCTCACCTAA